One stretch of Chitinophaga pendula DNA includes these proteins:
- a CDS encoding ABC transporter ATP-binding protein, producing the protein MENTIVKVENLSHRYASQWAVRDINFEIDSQGVVGLLGSNGAGKSTTMNIICGVLRQTKGEVFINGVNLKDDPVAAKRNIGFMPQKLPLYLDLTVEEYLTYCADLRMVEKTLIKKFVQDVMERCGVAHFRERLLRNLSGGYQQRVGIAQAIVHNPRFVVLDEPTNGLDPNQIVEVRNLIKQIATDRAVLLSTHILSEVQATCREIKMIEEGQMVFSGTLEMFNNYIEPNTLIVTLDSPPPHDVLLNLDGIRSIEQLTPYRFRLGYDGEKKTAQLLAATSVGNQWDLMELVIEKSSLDAVFARLSKKNNK; encoded by the coding sequence ATGGAAAACACCATTGTAAAAGTTGAAAACTTATCTCACCGTTATGCCTCTCAGTGGGCGGTCAGAGATATAAATTTTGAGATCGACAGTCAGGGCGTTGTAGGGCTCCTGGGATCCAACGGAGCAGGCAAGTCTACTACTATGAACATTATCTGCGGGGTACTAAGACAAACCAAAGGAGAAGTGTTTATCAATGGGGTCAATCTAAAAGACGATCCGGTAGCAGCCAAGCGTAATATCGGGTTTATGCCGCAAAAGTTACCATTATATCTGGATTTGACGGTAGAAGAATACCTTACCTACTGTGCAGACCTCCGCATGGTAGAAAAAACGCTGATAAAGAAATTCGTGCAGGACGTAATGGAACGTTGTGGTGTGGCTCATTTCAGAGAGCGTTTACTTCGTAACTTATCTGGTGGATACCAGCAACGCGTAGGCATTGCCCAGGCCATTGTACATAATCCAAGATTTGTGGTACTGGATGAGCCGACCAATGGATTAGACCCCAATCAGATCGTAGAGGTGCGTAACCTGATCAAACAGATCGCGACCGACCGGGCGGTATTGCTATCTACACATATCCTATCTGAGGTACAAGCCACCTGCCGGGAGATCAAAATGATCGAAGAAGGACAGATGGTGTTTTCCGGTACACTGGAAATGTTTAATAATTATATAGAACCTAATACCCTGATTGTAACCCTCGACTCTCCTCCGCCACATGATGTATTGCTTAACCTGGACGGTATCAGGTCTATAGAACAGCTCACGCCATATCGCTTCCGTTTAGGTTATGACGGTGAAAAGAAAACGGCACAGCTTCTTGCAGCTACGAGTGTCGGCAATCAATGGGACCTGATGGAACTGGTTATTGAAAAAAGCTCCCTGGATGCCGTATTCGCCAGGTTATCTAAAAAAAACAATAAGTAA
- a CDS encoding RagB/SusD family nutrient uptake outer membrane protein, with product MKLTSLLVSALAGMLTLSSCSKFLEEKSQSEVIPKTASDFRELLIGSGYMSNEEPMRFVYFMDDDVDLFIEYANGQESPVGKYDAKYNYLYYTWQPTMADRNGVGDLISEDPGSTAYAKYYKWIMGCNAVLDNIDKAIGTQWEKDRVKGEALAVRAFYYFRLANLYGEPYNQRPQSLCVPLKLNSGITEAPMQQQTVKEVYDQVVKDLNEAVRLMDPIQVARRDFHINQPAIHILLSRVYLYMEKYAEAVSEANKAFEQGSVIVDLTGLDHHSWLTYNNPEVEWVFGGNTQPNQSTYIPSAAFRASFDPNDVRITKGIQVQTQTFVPLVTKLPTGGDLGQTIRAPEALLNRAEANVQLGKLPEALRDLNNLRRSRIVGYNDVSIADKAALLLAVREERRKEFCFENFRWFDLRRYGMPAITHRYQHELGAPILQYKLGEKDPIYTLPFPSSLLQRNPALKQNPSGLMPDRIGQ from the coding sequence ATGAAACTTACATCTTTGTTAGTCAGTGCTTTGGCTGGCATGCTGACATTAAGCAGTTGTTCCAAATTCCTGGAGGAAAAATCCCAGAGTGAGGTGATCCCTAAAACAGCTTCAGATTTCAGGGAGTTATTAATCGGATCAGGTTACATGAGTAATGAGGAGCCTATGCGGTTTGTCTATTTCATGGATGATGATGTAGACCTTTTTATTGAATATGCTAATGGGCAGGAATCTCCAGTGGGAAAATATGATGCAAAATATAACTACCTGTATTATACCTGGCAGCCAACAATGGCTGACCGAAATGGTGTTGGAGATCTGATCAGTGAAGACCCGGGGTCTACTGCCTACGCCAAGTACTATAAATGGATAATGGGGTGTAATGCAGTGTTGGACAACATTGATAAAGCCATCGGTACCCAGTGGGAAAAGGACCGGGTAAAAGGAGAGGCGTTAGCAGTAAGAGCCTTCTATTATTTCCGGCTAGCTAATCTATATGGTGAACCATACAACCAGCGTCCTCAATCGCTATGTGTACCGCTGAAGCTTAATTCCGGTATTACTGAGGCACCGATGCAACAGCAGACCGTAAAAGAGGTATATGACCAGGTGGTCAAGGACCTGAATGAAGCCGTACGCCTGATGGACCCCATACAAGTGGCTCGCAGGGACTTTCACATTAACCAGCCCGCTATCCATATCCTGTTGTCCAGGGTATACCTCTACATGGAGAAATATGCGGAAGCAGTATCGGAAGCCAATAAGGCATTCGAGCAGGGTAGTGTTATCGTTGATCTAACTGGTCTTGATCATCATAGCTGGCTTACTTACAATAACCCGGAAGTGGAGTGGGTATTTGGTGGTAATACACAACCTAATCAGTCCACTTATATTCCATCTGCCGCCTTCCGTGCTTCTTTTGATCCAAATGATGTGAGAATAACAAAAGGTATCCAGGTACAAACGCAAACCTTTGTACCATTGGTAACAAAATTACCCACCGGCGGAGACCTTGGCCAAACCATACGTGCACCGGAAGCCTTACTTAACCGGGCAGAAGCGAATGTACAGTTAGGCAAATTGCCCGAGGCACTCCGGGACCTGAATAATCTCCGTCGTTCACGTATTGTCGGTTACAACGATGTTTCCATAGCTGACAAAGCAGCATTGTTACTCGCAGTAAGAGAAGAACGAAGGAAAGAATTCTGTTTTGAAAACTTCCGTTGGTTTGACCTGCGCCGTTATGGTATGCCTGCGATCACACATCGTTATCAACATGAACTGGGAGCACCCATACTTCAATACAAACTGGGAGAGAAGGACCCTATATATACCCTCCCCTTCCCCAGCAGTTTACTACAAAGAAACCCAGCATTAAAACAAAATCCTTCCGGCCTGATGCCTGACAGGATAGGACAATAA
- a CDS encoding SusC/RagA family TonB-linked outer membrane protein, which translates to MRLTVLLLTTAMLQVSAAGHAQTVTISGKTIPIKQVFSTIKQQTGYVVFSNTNTINESATVSLSARDMPLEDLLDTMLKDLPVSYLIKDKTIVLSRKTMAAPAVAPPTTISGTVRATSGELLPGVSVRIKNTVTGTITSGDGAFYFTHLPENAILQITMLGFETLEVGIRKSANGYTAYTVNKAQTGSLLVTDGNNLVLNITLNRKDYEMNNVVVTGYMNVNKDKYVGAVYSVRADSIKIAGETTIDQMLQGVVPGMSVIVQSGQVGANTKIRIRGTSTLLGNQEPLWVVDGVIQRDPLPIPSGSGSLAGDLKELRLLASNAISWLNPNDIETITVLKDASATAIYGSQAANGVIVLTTKKARPGTLSVSYNNSLSIGQRPKYSMYDLMNSQELMQFSKDIYDGRDSYTNTLLPIGYAALIQQLQNKQIDYATYVQKYRQLEQQNTDWFALLFRNSFNQNHSISISGGTEKITNRTSLNMQQQRGEAEGNDLSTFSASSNTTLHFGKRLTVNFLLVGTIRETDGFAYGVSPFDYAYKTSRTIPMSNADGTFFFHEKLGEGSTIYPNKSSYLYNIQNEINNTGSKNTSATLGATLDVRYELAKGLEYQGLLAYTTASSNVKSYATELSYYITQTRGYEFGTVLANSPEELSSRLPFGGLAQIESASNKGYTVRNSLVYNRYLGTRHNITLQGGLEARSNLLEGSTNTRYGYLRYRGESFAPVPLKPLLTVRGDAPDLHEAMRINSRIVNQQSNYLSEYFTAVYSYDSRYIFNFNARLDASNRFGQDKNKRFQPTWSVGGRWRVANEKFLRTSKWLNAFDLSATYGYQGNAVEAVSPYLIATDGGLSNIFKQYTLNIKSLPYPELGWEKTKSWNLGMDLSLWNGRINATANYFRKVSDVLASRQVPVENGMNAATVFGSRMENIGYDLIVSVIPIRTKNFTWQFSVNTGRAVNRLTQNQRVNTREDFLSGNAIVNGEAYSTFYSYSYAGLNHNTGIPMFNYMNIKPTGNDLDFLVKSGKLEPDFSGGFNSSIRYKNITLYAQFAMAFGATKRLPVYYNMSGAPTPEQNVPRILKDRWKNPGDEQYTNIPAIPPGNPRYFEIELPILNPTMVSPYSLFNTSDYMTASADFVRCRSISLNYEFNPSLLKRVHIKRLSAAFSLTNPFLITFDKKWRGYDPETAGWPARRMTSLSFNVTL; encoded by the coding sequence ATGCGTCTGACTGTCCTTCTATTAACAACTGCCATGCTGCAGGTATCAGCTGCAGGGCATGCACAAACCGTTACCATATCGGGTAAAACTATACCTATTAAGCAAGTATTTTCCACCATCAAACAACAAACAGGTTATGTAGTTTTTAGTAATACCAATACCATCAACGAGTCTGCAACGGTATCGCTTTCAGCCAGGGACATGCCATTGGAAGACTTACTGGATACCATGTTGAAAGATCTTCCTGTCAGCTATTTGATCAAAGATAAAACTATTGTATTGTCAAGAAAGACGATGGCAGCACCAGCTGTGGCACCACCCACTACCATCTCTGGTACTGTTCGCGCCACCAGTGGAGAACTACTTCCAGGGGTCTCTGTACGCATTAAAAATACCGTTACCGGAACGATAACATCCGGTGATGGGGCATTTTATTTTACGCACCTTCCGGAAAATGCCATTCTCCAGATCACTATGTTAGGTTTTGAGACACTGGAAGTCGGCATTCGCAAATCAGCCAACGGCTATACTGCTTATACTGTCAATAAGGCACAGACAGGCTCTCTTCTTGTAACAGACGGGAATAACCTGGTATTGAACATCACTTTGAACAGGAAGGATTATGAGATGAACAATGTGGTGGTGACCGGTTACATGAATGTAAACAAAGACAAGTATGTAGGTGCTGTATATTCGGTGAGGGCTGACTCTATCAAGATAGCCGGCGAAACTACTATTGACCAGATGTTACAAGGCGTGGTACCTGGCATGTCGGTGATAGTACAATCAGGGCAGGTGGGCGCTAATACCAAGATCCGCATCCGAGGCACTTCTACCCTGCTGGGTAACCAGGAACCACTATGGGTCGTAGATGGCGTGATACAACGTGACCCGCTCCCTATCCCTAGTGGCAGTGGCTCATTAGCCGGAGATCTTAAGGAATTACGTCTCCTGGCATCCAACGCTATTTCCTGGTTAAACCCTAATGACATTGAAACGATCACAGTACTGAAAGACGCATCAGCAACAGCGATCTACGGTTCTCAGGCCGCTAATGGCGTCATCGTACTGACTACCAAGAAAGCCCGTCCGGGCACTTTATCCGTATCCTATAACAATAGCCTTTCAATCGGCCAGCGTCCCAAATACAGCATGTACGACCTGATGAATTCGCAGGAGCTCATGCAGTTCTCAAAAGATATCTATGACGGGCGTGATAGCTATACCAATACCTTACTACCTATCGGATATGCTGCACTGATCCAGCAATTGCAGAATAAACAGATTGACTATGCTACCTATGTACAAAAATACCGGCAGCTGGAACAGCAGAACACCGACTGGTTCGCATTATTATTCCGCAATTCTTTTAACCAGAACCATAGTATCAGTATTTCAGGAGGCACGGAGAAGATCACTAACCGCACTTCACTGAATATGCAGCAACAGAGGGGTGAAGCTGAAGGCAATGACCTGAGTACGTTCTCCGCCTCTTCGAATACCACCCTCCATTTCGGTAAACGGTTGACAGTCAATTTCCTATTGGTAGGAACCATCCGCGAAACAGATGGGTTTGCATATGGTGTAAGCCCATTTGACTATGCCTATAAGACCTCCAGGACTATTCCTATGAGTAATGCGGACGGCACCTTTTTCTTTCATGAAAAACTGGGAGAAGGCAGCACGATATATCCCAACAAGTCCTCTTACCTGTACAATATCCAGAATGAGATAAACAATACCGGCAGTAAAAACACGTCTGCCACCTTGGGAGCTACGCTCGACGTACGTTACGAATTAGCCAAAGGGTTAGAGTACCAAGGATTATTAGCTTATACGACCGCTTCTTCCAATGTAAAATCCTATGCTACGGAGCTCTCCTATTATATCACTCAGACAAGGGGATATGAGTTTGGTACCGTGTTAGCTAATTCACCGGAAGAATTGAGCAGCCGTTTGCCTTTTGGAGGATTGGCACAAATAGAAAGTGCTTCCAATAAAGGTTATACTGTGAGAAACAGCCTGGTCTATAACCGCTACCTTGGCACCCGGCATAACATTACTTTACAAGGAGGGTTGGAGGCCAGATCGAACCTATTAGAAGGCAGCACTAACACCCGTTATGGTTACCTGCGTTATCGTGGCGAGAGCTTCGCTCCGGTGCCATTAAAGCCGCTATTAACGGTACGGGGCGATGCACCGGATCTACATGAAGCCATGCGTATAAACTCCCGCATTGTCAATCAACAAAGTAATTATCTGAGTGAGTATTTCACGGCTGTGTATAGCTATGACTCCCGATATATCTTCAACTTCAATGCCCGTCTGGATGCCTCTAACCGTTTCGGTCAGGATAAGAACAAACGTTTCCAGCCTACCTGGTCAGTAGGTGGGCGCTGGCGCGTCGCGAATGAAAAATTCCTACGCACCAGTAAGTGGCTGAATGCATTTGACCTTTCCGCCACTTATGGTTACCAGGGTAATGCCGTAGAAGCTGTATCTCCTTACCTGATCGCTACTGACGGAGGTCTGAGCAATATTTTCAAACAATACACACTTAACATCAAGTCTTTACCATACCCCGAACTTGGCTGGGAGAAGACAAAATCCTGGAACCTGGGTATGGACCTCTCTTTGTGGAATGGCCGTATCAATGCCACTGCCAATTATTTCAGAAAAGTAAGTGATGTGTTGGCCTCCAGGCAAGTGCCTGTTGAAAACGGTATGAATGCAGCTACCGTATTTGGTTCACGTATGGAGAACATAGGATACGACCTGATCGTCAGTGTGATCCCTATCCGCACCAAAAATTTCACCTGGCAATTTTCAGTTAATACAGGCAGGGCTGTCAACCGTCTGACTCAGAATCAGCGGGTGAATACAAGAGAAGACTTCCTGTCTGGCAATGCGATCGTCAATGGAGAAGCCTACTCAACGTTCTACTCTTATTCGTATGCGGGACTGAATCACAACACGGGCATCCCCATGTTTAACTATATGAACATTAAGCCAACGGGCAATGACCTGGACTTTCTGGTTAAATCAGGGAAGCTGGAACCTGACTTCTCGGGTGGTTTCAACTCGAGCATACGGTATAAAAACATCACACTGTATGCACAGTTCGCCATGGCATTTGGGGCAACAAAACGCCTGCCTGTTTATTATAACATGAGTGGCGCCCCTACGCCGGAACAGAATGTGCCACGTATTCTGAAGGATCGATGGAAAAATCCCGGCGACGAGCAGTATACCAATATACCGGCAATTCCTCCCGGTAATCCCCGTTATTTCGAGATCGAACTACCGATTTTGAACCCAACGATGGTCTCTCCTTATTCACTGTTCAATACATCAGACTATATGACGGCCAGTGCGGATTTTGTTCGTTGCCGTTCTATTTCTCTGAACTATGAATTTAATCCGTCTCTATTAAAAAGGGTTCACATAAAAAGGCTGAGTGCTGCATTTAGCCTCACCAATCCGTTCCTGATCACCTTTGATAAAAAGTGGAGAGGATATGATCCGGAAACAGCCGGGTGGCCTGCCCGTAGAATGACGTCCTTATCTTTTAACGTGACTCTTTAA
- a CDS encoding FecR family protein, with product MTDNNHHIAVLIGKFLDNSLSAEQLGTLEEWINASDNNRDLFTELTDQQQLTNHLQRFYAYDSVRITHKIGEAIPQFLESPVIPIRTTLFKKKWGWAAAILLLLAGNAYYWSTHQANTPAQSVASHIDIQPGTQGAILTLADGKQVVLDSMNSGVVANQKGASIVLSKGELIYDPTTNNNADLEYNTMTTPKGRQFQVTLPDGTRAWLNAASSIRYPTAFTTNERRVEVTGEVYFEVVKNANKPFFVSIGDNAVIEVIGTSFNINAYDNEQFIRTTLIDGSVKVAIASATNDNSLVLKPGQQARITDKKVNLADKQDIDKIMAWKNGFFNFDGADLEEVMRQLERWYNIEVVYENGIPHTRFIGEMSRQIALTDLLEILKRTEVDFRVEGRKLIVLNK from the coding sequence ATGACGGATAACAATCACCACATTGCCGTATTAATCGGCAAATTCCTGGATAACAGCTTAAGTGCCGAACAGCTTGGCACTTTGGAAGAATGGATCAATGCGTCTGATAATAATCGGGATCTTTTTACAGAATTGACTGATCAGCAGCAACTGACCAACCATTTGCAGCGATTTTATGCCTACGACTCAGTAAGGATAACACACAAGATCGGTGAGGCCATTCCTCAATTCCTGGAGTCTCCTGTTATACCGATACGTACTACGCTCTTCAAGAAGAAATGGGGCTGGGCTGCTGCTATATTATTACTGCTAGCAGGCAACGCTTACTATTGGTCTACTCATCAGGCCAACACGCCAGCCCAATCAGTTGCCAGCCATATCGATATCCAGCCTGGCACACAGGGTGCCATCCTTACGCTCGCTGATGGAAAACAGGTTGTGCTTGATAGTATGAACAGTGGTGTGGTAGCCAATCAGAAAGGCGCTTCCATAGTATTGTCCAAAGGCGAGTTAATTTATGATCCTACCACTAACAACAACGCCGATCTTGAGTATAATACAATGACCACCCCCAAAGGACGACAATTCCAGGTAACGTTACCCGACGGTACAAGAGCATGGCTGAATGCAGCCAGCTCAATAAGATATCCTACCGCCTTCACCACAAATGAAAGAAGAGTCGAAGTAACGGGAGAAGTATATTTTGAAGTAGTAAAGAACGCGAATAAACCATTTTTTGTAAGCATAGGAGATAACGCTGTTATAGAAGTGATCGGCACTTCATTTAATATAAATGCTTACGACAACGAACAATTTATCCGCACTACATTGATAGATGGGAGTGTAAAGGTCGCCATTGCTTCGGCAACCAATGACAATAGTCTTGTACTGAAACCAGGACAACAGGCCAGGATCACTGATAAGAAAGTAAATCTGGCAGACAAGCAGGATATTGACAAAATAATGGCGTGGAAAAATGGCTTCTTCAATTTTGATGGAGCTGATCTGGAAGAAGTAATGCGACAACTAGAGCGATGGTATAATATAGAGGTAGTATATGAAAATGGTATACCACATACCCGGTTTATTGGAGAAATGAGTAGACAGATAGCCTTAACGGATCTGTTAGAAATCTTAAAAAGAACGGAAGTCGACTTTAGAGTTGAAGGTCGGAAATTAATTGTACTGAATAAATAA
- a CDS encoding RNA polymerase sigma factor, which translates to MELIHLFQQGDRKALHQVYALYQRPLCFFTEQLITDTMAAEDIVSECFINAFQRKEDFPSLGQLKSFLFTAAKNAALNYLKAQKRHDAIHHTIEKAGERFSIDVENAYIKTEVMQLIFREIEQLPPQCQQVVRLSVLEGKSAPEIAEELKMAYQTVLNQKAKGVALLRTAILRNKLLSLPMLLSALKILDRQKFF; encoded by the coding sequence TTGGAGCTGATTCACTTATTTCAGCAGGGCGACCGCAAAGCATTGCATCAGGTATATGCTTTATACCAAAGGCCACTCTGTTTTTTCACAGAGCAGTTGATTACGGATACCATGGCCGCAGAAGACATCGTTTCCGAATGTTTTATTAATGCATTTCAGAGAAAAGAGGATTTTCCTTCACTGGGCCAACTAAAGTCTTTCCTGTTTACTGCTGCAAAAAACGCTGCGCTTAATTACCTGAAGGCGCAGAAGCGGCATGATGCCATCCATCATACCATAGAGAAAGCAGGAGAGCGGTTTTCTATAGATGTGGAGAATGCTTATATCAAAACCGAAGTGATGCAACTCATCTTCCGCGAAATAGAGCAGTTACCGCCGCAATGCCAACAGGTAGTACGTCTGTCTGTCCTGGAAGGCAAGAGCGCGCCTGAAATAGCTGAAGAGTTAAAAATGGCGTATCAAACCGTGCTTAATCAAAAAGCGAAGGGAGTGGCATTATTACGCACTGCCATCCTCCGAAACAAGTTACTATCCTTACCTATGCTGCTTTCTGCCTTAAAGATCCTTGACCGGCAAAAATTTTTTTAA
- a CDS encoding MFS transporter, producing MNFQNTFRVFKSRNYSLFFYGQLISRIGMWMQRTAVIWVVYSLTHSVFLVGLTTFAEQFPSFLLSPAGGIAADRYDRYKVLMATQIVSALQAVALTLVYYYSADPVWGMLGLSVLLGLANAYDVPSRQAMVNDIVPTTADLASAIAMNSSLNNLSRLVGPALAGIILAKYGATVCFISNAVSFVGVIICLTMMDFPNKQFIKRGKNAWTDFREGLAYTRSQKEISRILLLLSVICLFVATYNTLQTYYARDVFNGDASTYGFINAATGIGALTSTLFLASQKSSRRLKSILFVNLIVLGVGLILMSYMSILPLYLVLCFVCGFGTMSVLPICNTVIQTVSSESMRGRVVGFFAMAAFGTLPLGSLIVGWLAKIVHPQLCTFFQGVVCLLITVIFTAS from the coding sequence ATGAACTTTCAAAATACATTCAGGGTTTTTAAGTCCCGTAACTATAGCCTATTCTTCTACGGTCAATTGATATCCCGGATAGGGATGTGGATGCAGCGTACGGCGGTGATATGGGTTGTTTATTCGCTAACTCACTCCGTTTTCCTGGTAGGCCTGACGACCTTTGCAGAGCAATTTCCTTCTTTCTTATTATCACCAGCAGGAGGCATCGCCGCCGACCGTTACGATCGTTACAAGGTACTGATGGCTACACAGATCGTCTCGGCTCTACAGGCCGTTGCACTGACTTTGGTATACTACTATAGTGCGGATCCGGTATGGGGTATGTTAGGCTTGAGCGTACTCCTGGGCCTGGCCAATGCTTATGATGTACCGTCAAGACAAGCCATGGTAAACGATATTGTACCTACTACAGCAGATCTGGCAAGTGCTATCGCCATGAACTCATCTCTTAATAATCTGTCGAGGCTGGTAGGGCCTGCTTTGGCAGGTATAATACTAGCCAAATATGGAGCAACAGTCTGCTTTATCTCGAATGCAGTCAGTTTTGTGGGGGTCATCATTTGCCTGACGATGATGGATTTTCCTAACAAACAGTTTATTAAGCGGGGTAAAAACGCCTGGACAGATTTCAGAGAAGGGTTAGCATATACAAGATCGCAAAAAGAGATCAGCCGGATCTTGTTGTTATTAAGTGTGATATGTCTGTTTGTAGCCACCTATAACACGTTGCAAACCTATTATGCACGTGATGTATTCAACGGAGATGCCTCTACTTATGGCTTTATCAACGCGGCTACAGGAATAGGAGCACTTACGAGCACGCTCTTTCTGGCTTCGCAAAAAAGCAGTCGTCGGCTGAAAAGTATACTTTTTGTCAATCTAATCGTTTTAGGGGTAGGTTTAATACTAATGTCTTATATGAGTATACTGCCCTTATACCTGGTGTTATGTTTTGTCTGTGGATTTGGCACCATGTCGGTATTACCCATCTGTAATACGGTAATCCAAACGGTATCTTCTGAATCGATGCGAGGGCGGGTTGTTGGTTTTTTTGCAATGGCTGCTTTCGGCACATTGCCATTAGGCAGTCTGATAGTAGGTTGGCTGGCTAAAATTGTGCATCCTCAGCTGTGTACCTTCTTTCAGGGTGTCGTGTGTCTGTTGATCACCGTAATATTTACCGCTTCTTAA
- a CDS encoding TetR/AcrR family transcriptional regulator — MSNKRTQILLTAQKLFQEKGLGMATMEDVARAAGMGKSSLYYYFKSKEEIFNAVLETEINEILLETMKRISSQTHLLGKLVAFATVKFEMARKRKSLYSAMEAGMDAEALSRYNELKKKVHLKYLEREKIILQQLLIHGSDTREISALGVKELEQAIFIFLSALRGMNREVNLYGTIEQADELMPAFCQLFYQGLQ, encoded by the coding sequence GTGTCAAATAAACGAACTCAGATACTATTAACTGCGCAGAAGCTTTTCCAGGAAAAGGGGCTCGGCATGGCGACGATGGAAGATGTAGCCAGGGCGGCTGGCATGGGAAAGAGCTCTTTATATTATTACTTTAAAAGCAAAGAAGAAATATTTAACGCCGTATTGGAAACGGAAATCAATGAGATTTTGCTAGAGACCATGAAGCGGATCAGTAGCCAGACTCACCTACTTGGAAAGCTGGTAGCGTTTGCTACCGTTAAATTTGAGATGGCAAGAAAGCGTAAATCTCTATATAGTGCCATGGAGGCAGGTATGGATGCTGAAGCCTTATCCAGGTATAACGAGCTGAAGAAAAAAGTGCATTTGAAATACCTGGAAAGAGAAAAAATCATATTACAACAGTTGCTTATACACGGAAGTGATACTCGTGAAATCAGCGCATTAGGTGTCAAGGAATTGGAGCAAGCGATATTTATCTTCCTGTCTGCGCTCCGGGGAATGAACCGCGAAGTAAATCTGTATGGCACGATTGAGCAGGCAGATGAGCTGATGCCGGCGTTTTGCCAACTTTTCTATCAGGGACTACAGTAA
- a CDS encoding helix-turn-helix transcriptional regulator: protein MDVSLALYELLPDSKYFFLTRYAGRASFSKNSATRQLLQSNKKEHITFDITRLVSKSINEGRRLIVLLNVNKHPFKVINYGSGKPVSQETINDAGKVNTKTSKFALTTTGDHNMNENDTKRLSRLTAILTQLQTKRLLTAPGLAERFEVSVRTIYRDIKALEQAGVPILTEEGKGYTLMEGYKIPPVMFSESQANALILAEQLVLKNKDASFIKDYTEAIDKIKAVLRQSEKDKANLLADRTRFEQNKNRERNSNNISELQRALTNYFLIDIQYTNEQHEITSRIIEPFALISTNENWLLIAWCRLRKTFRYFRLDRIKKMQVLAEKFEPHKMTLQAYFDKYY, encoded by the coding sequence ATGGACGTCTCATTGGCATTATACGAACTGCTGCCGGACAGTAAATATTTCTTTCTCACCCGTTACGCTGGCAGGGCTAGTTTTTCAAAGAATAGCGCTACACGGCAATTATTACAATCAAATAAGAAAGAACATATTACTTTTGATATCACACGTTTGGTAAGTAAAAGTATTAATGAAGGTAGGCGCCTGATTGTTTTACTGAATGTGAATAAGCATCCATTTAAGGTGATTAATTATGGTTCGGGAAAGCCTGTTTCGCAAGAAACAATCAACGATGCCGGCAAGGTTAATACTAAAACTTCGAAATTTGCCTTAACTACAACCGGGGATCATAACATGAACGAAAACGACACCAAACGACTTTCGAGATTGACTGCAATTTTGACCCAGTTGCAGACAAAAAGGCTTTTAACAGCTCCAGGGCTTGCTGAGAGATTCGAAGTGAGTGTACGTACCATTTACAGGGATATCAAAGCCTTGGAACAAGCTGGTGTACCAATTCTTACGGAGGAAGGAAAAGGATACACACTAATGGAAGGTTATAAAATTCCGCCTGTAATGTTTTCTGAAAGTCAGGCCAATGCACTAATTCTTGCTGAGCAATTGGTACTGAAAAACAAGGATGCGTCTTTCATAAAAGATTATACAGAAGCAATTGACAAAATAAAGGCCGTATTAAGGCAATCAGAGAAAGACAAGGCTAACTTACTTGCTGATCGTACTCGTTTTGAACAAAATAAAAATAGAGAGCGGAATAGCAATAATATCTCAGAATTACAACGTGCCCTGACTAATTATTTCCTGATAGATATTCAATACACGAACGAACAGCATGAAATTACAAGTAGAATTATTGAACCATTCGCTTTAATAAGCACAAATGAAAACTGGCTCCTCATTGCCTGGTGTCGATTACGGAAGACATTTAGGTATTTTCGCCTGGACAGAATTAAAAAGATGCAAGTGCTTGCAGAGAAATTTGAGCCTCATAAAATGACTTTACAAGCGTATTTTGACAAGTACTACTAA